The Pseudomonas iranensis genome includes a window with the following:
- a CDS encoding alpha/beta hydrolase: protein MSLHPDLEAFLDLAQDSQDAGLPAMHQLTPSEARATFEQTTAQLRWPAPQDVELTEIETLARDGAALALRLYRPNGVGSPLPVLVYFHGGGFVVGSLDSHDGVCREFCQRTPCAVLSVGYRLAPEHRFPTALEDGEDALAWLAEQAANLGLDGSRVAFGGDSAGATLATVLAIQAVRQPHTVAIAPKAQLLCYPVTDASRVHDSRLLFGEGYLLENDTLEWFYQHYARGPEDYLDWRFSPLLAEDLRGVAPAIVVLAGFDPLLDEGQAYVDRLRGQGFEVDVEVCAGLTHDLLRLGAVVPGVLEVYLRVGGALARALEIG, encoded by the coding sequence ATGTCGTTACACCCTGATCTGGAAGCTTTCCTCGACCTCGCTCAAGACAGCCAGGACGCCGGCCTGCCGGCCATGCACCAACTGACCCCGAGCGAGGCCCGCGCCACCTTCGAACAGACCACCGCGCAACTGCGCTGGCCGGCGCCGCAGGATGTTGAACTCACCGAGATTGAGACACTGGCCCGCGATGGTGCGGCGCTGGCGTTGCGTTTGTATCGACCCAACGGTGTTGGATCGCCGCTGCCGGTGCTGGTGTATTTCCACGGTGGCGGATTTGTCGTTGGCAGTCTGGATTCCCATGACGGCGTCTGCCGCGAGTTTTGCCAGCGCACGCCGTGTGCGGTGCTTTCGGTCGGTTATCGACTGGCGCCGGAGCATCGCTTTCCGACGGCGCTGGAGGATGGCGAGGACGCTTTGGCCTGGCTGGCCGAACAGGCTGCGAACCTCGGACTGGATGGTTCGCGCGTTGCGTTTGGCGGTGATAGCGCGGGTGCCACATTGGCGACGGTATTGGCGATTCAGGCGGTGCGGCAGCCGCACACGGTGGCTATCGCGCCGAAGGCGCAGTTGTTGTGTTATCCGGTGACCGATGCTTCACGGGTGCATGATTCGCGGCTGTTGTTTGGCGAGGGGTATTTGCTCGAGAACGACACGCTGGAGTGGTTTTATCAGCACTATGCGCGTGGGCCGGAGGATTATCTGGATTGGCGCTTTTCGCCGTTGCTGGCGGAGGATTTGCGTGGGGTGGCGCCGGCTATTGTGGTATTGGCCGGGTTTGATCCGCTGCTGGATGAGGGGCAGGCTTATGTCGACAGGCTGCGTGGGCAGGGGTTTGAGGTCGACGTCGAGGTTTGTGCCGGGTTGACTCATGATTTGTTGCGGTTGGGGGCGGTGGTGCCTGGGGTTCTGGAGGTGTATTTGCGGGTGGGTGGGGCGCTTGCGCGGGCTCTTGAGATTGGGTGA